One stretch of Candidatus Neomarinimicrobiota bacterium DNA includes these proteins:
- a CDS encoding phosphatidate cytidylyltransferase — protein MSLKNVIKRAPVTIIGIPTLIGFTLYTYELFMIFFTIAGILILGEVYRISRPNGTDPNIWLGFPLYLTLVADQLLNQGHFLGPILIMCVLLLLIVEMFRKKAHVLENISVTYFGAGFVALAMAYFIKLQQLGYTGSGGHLGGVAVLTVFIGVWTCDTSAYFVGSAIGKHKIFPRVSPNKSWEGSIAGLLGSLIALVLIVKAGWLPGLDYFDAMVLGLITGVAGQAGDFAESLVKRDVGVKDSSNLLPGHGGAWDRLDSILFAAPLSYLYLSLVVGL, from the coding sequence ATGTCACTGAAGAATGTCATAAAACGTGCTCCCGTAACCATCATCGGAATTCCGACCCTCATCGGTTTCACCCTGTACACCTATGAACTATTTATGATCTTTTTCACCATCGCCGGAATTCTTATTCTGGGGGAGGTTTATAGGATCTCCCGACCCAATGGAACAGATCCGAATATCTGGCTGGGGTTTCCCCTGTATCTGACTCTGGTGGCTGACCAACTGTTAAATCAAGGGCATTTTCTGGGACCTATCCTCATTATGTGCGTACTCTTGTTATTGATCGTGGAAATGTTTCGTAAAAAAGCACACGTCCTGGAAAATATCTCTGTCACCTATTTTGGAGCAGGATTTGTGGCGCTGGCCATGGCCTACTTTATTAAGCTGCAACAATTGGGCTATACAGGTAGTGGGGGTCACCTGGGTGGGGTTGCTGTTCTCACTGTATTTATCGGTGTCTGGACCTGTGATACATCGGCTTATTTTGTCGGCTCAGCCATCGGCAAGCACAAGATATTTCCCCGAGTTAGCCCCAATAAGAGTTGGGAAGGGTCAATTGCCGGTTTACTGGGATCACTGATTGCCCTGGTTCTGATCGTAAAAGCCGGCTGGCTGCCGGGTCTTGATTATTTCGATGCCATGGTGCTGGGACTGATTACCGGTGTGGCCGGACAGGCAGGTGATTTTGCCGAGTCACTGGTCAAACGGGATGTGGGTGTGAAAGATTCATCCAACCTGCTGCCAGGACATGGGGGCGCCTGGGACCGTCTCGATTCCATTCTGTTTGCTGCACCCCTCAGCTATCTGTATTTAAGTCTGGTTGTCGGTTTATA